One part of the Streptomyces lienomycini genome encodes these proteins:
- a CDS encoding decaprenylphospho-beta-D-erythro-pentofuranosid-2-ulose 2-reductase: protein MKDAFGLPQSLLVLGGTSEIALATARRLVARRTRTVWLAGRPSPALDAAAEDLRGLGAEVRTVAFDALDPEGHEAALGKVFAEGDIDLVLLAFGILGDQAHDEREPLNAVRVAQTNYTGAVSAGLVAARSLQAQGHGSLVVLSSVAGERARRANFIYGSSKAGLDAFAQGLGDALHGTGVHVMVVRPGFVRSRMTEGMEEAPLATTPGAVAAAIELGLRRRSETVWVPGALRVVMSAVRHLPRTVFRRLPL, encoded by the coding sequence GTGAAGGACGCCTTCGGCCTCCCCCAGTCCCTGCTCGTCCTCGGCGGTACGTCCGAGATCGCGCTCGCCACCGCGCGCCGCCTGGTGGCCCGCCGCACCCGCACGGTGTGGCTGGCGGGGCGCCCCTCCCCCGCCTTGGACGCGGCCGCCGAGGACTTGCGCGGCCTCGGCGCCGAGGTGCGCACCGTCGCCTTCGACGCGCTGGACCCCGAGGGCCACGAGGCGGCGCTCGGCAAGGTGTTCGCCGAGGGCGACATCGACCTGGTGCTGCTGGCCTTCGGCATCCTGGGCGACCAGGCGCACGACGAGCGCGAGCCGCTGAACGCGGTACGGGTCGCGCAGACCAACTACACCGGCGCGGTCTCGGCCGGGCTGGTCGCCGCCCGCTCCCTCCAGGCGCAGGGGCACGGCTCCCTGGTGGTGCTCTCCTCCGTCGCCGGGGAGCGGGCCCGCCGCGCCAACTTCATCTACGGCTCCAGCAAGGCGGGCCTGGACGCCTTCGCGCAGGGCCTGGGCGACGCGCTGCACGGCACGGGCGTGCACGTCATGGTCGTACGCCCCGGGTTCGTGCGGTCGCGGATGACCGAGGGGATGGAGGAGGCGCCGCTCGCCACGACGCCCGGGGCGGTGGCCGCGGCCATCGAGCTGGGGCTGCGGCGGCGCTCGGAGACGGTGTGGGTGCCGGGCGCGCTGCGGGTGGTGATGTCGGCGGTGCGGCACCTGCCGCGGACGGTGTTCCGGCGGCTGCCGCTGTGA
- a CDS encoding 2'-5' RNA ligase family protein, producing the protein MGTVTIGVSIAVPEPHGSKLQQLRAGFGDAAAHGIPTHVTLLPPTEVDGAVLPAVEAHLAEVAARGRPFPMRLCGTGTFRPLSPVVFVQVVEGAAACSWLQKRVRDTSGPVPRELQFPYHPHVTVAHGIEEAAMDRAYEELSDYEAQWPCTGFALYEQGADAIWRKLREFPFGSATVPPQAGRVETGSLPTR; encoded by the coding sequence GTGGGGACCGTAACGATCGGCGTGTCGATCGCGGTCCCGGAGCCTCACGGCAGCAAGCTCCAGCAGCTGCGCGCGGGCTTCGGCGACGCCGCTGCTCACGGCATCCCCACGCACGTCACCCTGCTGCCGCCGACCGAGGTCGACGGCGCCGTACTGCCCGCGGTCGAGGCGCACCTCGCGGAGGTGGCGGCGCGCGGCCGGCCCTTCCCGATGCGGTTGTGCGGCACCGGGACCTTCCGTCCGCTCTCGCCCGTCGTCTTCGTCCAGGTGGTCGAGGGCGCGGCGGCCTGCTCCTGGCTGCAGAAGCGGGTCCGCGACACCTCCGGCCCCGTGCCCCGCGAACTGCAGTTCCCGTACCACCCGCACGTCACCGTCGCGCACGGCATCGAGGAGGCGGCGATGGACCGCGCCTACGAGGAGCTGTCCGACTACGAGGCCCAGTGGCCCTGCACCGGCTTCGCGCTGTACGAGCAGGGCGCCGACGCCATCTGGCGCAAGCTGCGCGAGTTCCCCTTCGGCAGCGCCACGGTGCCCCCGCAGGCCGGACGCGTGGAGACCGGCTCCCTGCCGACGCGGTAG
- a CDS encoding decaprenyl-phosphate phosphoribosyltransferase, whose translation MTDTAVTDTAVLRRPAPGQQQEPAPPRRAGIPAGLLRTARPRQWIKNVLVVAAPAAAGELFSPSALGRLGLVFVLFTACAAAVYLVNDARDAEADRAHPVKRHRPVAAGQVPVPLAYAVGGVLGVLAPAAAAWLCPPPVAALLTAYLAMQLAYCVSLKHVLVVDLAVVTTGFLMRAMIGGLALGIPLSRWFLITTGFGALFMVAAKRYSEAVQMAEKEGATRALLTEYTAGYLRFVWQLAAGVAVLGYCLWAMEEGGVPHTSVLPWRQLSMVAFVLAVLRYAVFADRGTAGEPEDVVLRDRALALIGVVWLAMYGLAVANW comes from the coding sequence TTGACCGACACGGCCGTCACCGACACCGCCGTCCTGCGCCGGCCCGCCCCCGGACAGCAGCAGGAGCCCGCGCCGCCGCGCCGGGCGGGCATCCCGGCCGGACTGCTGCGCACCGCACGCCCCCGCCAGTGGATCAAGAACGTCCTGGTCGTCGCCGCCCCGGCCGCCGCCGGCGAACTGTTCTCCCCGTCCGCCCTCGGCCGGCTCGGCCTGGTCTTCGTCCTGTTCACCGCCTGCGCCGCCGCCGTCTACCTCGTCAACGACGCCCGCGACGCCGAGGCCGACCGCGCCCACCCCGTCAAACGGCACCGCCCGGTCGCCGCCGGACAGGTCCCGGTGCCGCTCGCCTACGCCGTCGGAGGCGTCCTGGGCGTCCTCGCGCCCGCCGCCGCGGCCTGGCTCTGCCCGCCGCCCGTCGCGGCCCTGCTGACCGCCTACCTCGCCATGCAACTGGCGTACTGCGTCAGCCTCAAGCACGTCCTGGTCGTCGACCTCGCCGTCGTCACCACCGGCTTCCTGATGCGGGCGATGATCGGCGGACTCGCGCTGGGCATCCCCCTGTCGCGCTGGTTCCTCATCACGACCGGCTTCGGCGCCCTGTTCATGGTCGCCGCCAAGCGCTACTCCGAAGCCGTGCAGATGGCGGAGAAGGAGGGCGCCACCCGCGCGCTGCTCACCGAGTACACAGCCGGCTACCTCCGCTTCGTCTGGCAGCTCGCCGCCGGGGTCGCCGTCCTCGGCTACTGCCTGTGGGCCATGGAGGAGGGCGGCGTCCCGCACACCAGCGTGCTGCCCTGGCGCCAGCTCTCCATGGTCGCCTTCGTCCTCGCCGTCCTGCGCTACGCCGTCTTCGCCGACCGCGGCACCGCCGGCGAACCCGAGGACGTCGTCCTGCGCGACCGCGCCCTCGCGCTGATCGGCGTCGTCTGGCTCGCGATGTACGGGCTGGCGGTGGCCAATTGGTAG
- a CDS encoding carboxymuconolactone decarboxylase family protein has protein sequence MRTRTTLLDGGVHSALRAVGAAAKRGLGDAGLAELVQIRASQLNHCAYCLDMHLGIAREQGVSERQLDLLAAWEEAGEVFDGRVRAALALTEAVTVLTEGFVPDAVWEEATRHFDADALAHLLALIAAINSWNRLMVTRRIPAGGTAW, from the coding sequence GTGAGGACACGTACGACGCTCCTGGACGGCGGCGTCCACTCCGCGCTGCGGGCGGTGGGTGCCGCCGCCAAGCGGGGACTCGGCGACGCGGGTCTGGCCGAGCTGGTGCAGATCCGCGCCTCGCAGCTCAACCACTGCGCCTACTGCCTGGACATGCACCTCGGTATCGCGCGCGAGCAGGGCGTGAGCGAGCGGCAGCTGGATCTGCTGGCCGCCTGGGAGGAGGCCGGCGAGGTCTTCGACGGCCGGGTGCGGGCCGCGCTGGCGCTGACCGAGGCGGTGACGGTGCTGACGGAGGGCTTCGTGCCCGACGCGGTGTGGGAGGAGGCCACCCGGCACTTCGACGCCGACGCGCTGGCGCACCTGCTGGCGCTGATCGCGGCGATCAACAGCTGGAACCGGCTGATGGTGACCCGCCGGATCCCCGCGGGGGGCACCGCGTGGTGA
- a CDS encoding YihY/virulence factor BrkB family protein, with product MDWLKKLPVVGPWIARLMITHAWRSYERLDRVKWSRLAAAMTFTSFVALFPLLSLAAAVAAATLNKKQQDKLQDQLAEQIPGISDQLNIQGLVDNAGTVGVIAALLLLFTGMGWVEATRGCLRAVWELPDEEENPILHRAKDAGVLVGLGGALLITVGISTVASALVGWIIRTIGLAEGGVGGVLLYVAAFLVAVLADFLLLLYVLTLLPGVQPERRRLVVAALIGAVGFELLKLLLSGYIQGVAAKSMYGAFGVPVALLLWINFTSKLVLFCASWTATGSKEQEVGDAAVTAGSGDGPGPAAATSG from the coding sequence ATGGACTGGCTGAAGAAGCTCCCCGTCGTGGGGCCCTGGATCGCCCGCCTGATGATCACGCACGCCTGGCGCTCGTACGAACGCCTCGACCGGGTGAAGTGGTCCCGGCTGGCCGCCGCCATGACCTTCACCAGCTTCGTCGCGCTCTTCCCGCTGCTCAGCCTCGCCGCCGCCGTCGCCGCCGCCACGCTGAACAAGAAGCAGCAGGACAAGCTGCAGGACCAGCTCGCCGAGCAGATCCCCGGCATCTCCGACCAGCTGAACATCCAGGGCCTCGTCGACAACGCCGGCACCGTCGGCGTGATCGCCGCCCTCCTGCTGCTGTTCACCGGCATGGGCTGGGTCGAGGCCACCCGGGGCTGCCTGCGCGCCGTCTGGGAGCTGCCGGACGAGGAGGAGAACCCGATCCTGCACCGGGCCAAGGACGCGGGCGTCCTCGTCGGCCTCGGCGGCGCCCTGCTGATCACCGTCGGCATCTCCACCGTCGCCTCGGCGCTGGTCGGCTGGATCATCCGCACCATCGGTCTCGCCGAGGGCGGCGTCGGCGGCGTCCTGCTCTACGTCGCCGCCTTCCTCGTCGCCGTCCTCGCCGACTTCCTCCTGCTCCTGTACGTCCTGACCCTGCTGCCCGGCGTGCAGCCCGAGCGCCGCCGCCTGGTGGTCGCCGCGCTGATCGGCGCCGTCGGCTTCGAACTGCTGAAGCTGCTGCTCAGCGGCTACATCCAGGGCGTCGCGGCGAAGAGCATGTACGGCGCCTTCGGTGTCCCCGTCGCCCTGCTGCTGTGGATCAACTTCACCTCGAAGCTGGTGCTGTTCTGCGCCTCCTGGACGGCGACCGGCAGCAAGGAGCAGGAGGTGGGGGACGCGGCCGTCACGGCCGGGTCCGGCGACGGACCAGGTCCGGCAGCGGCCACTTCCGGTTGA
- a CDS encoding GtrA family protein, whose translation MVADRRELLGFASVGLLAYAVDLTLFTCLRGPAGLGPLTAKTLSFVAACSVAYAGNALGTYRHSRPRGLRPCAVFLAVNAAGAAVQLLCLVVSHYGLGLTSQRADTVSGAGIGMVLGTILRFWGTRTLVFRSGSGSADPTRSWNGTSGGRVGSWTG comes from the coding sequence TTGGTAGCCGACCGGCGCGAACTGCTGGGCTTCGCCTCCGTCGGCCTGCTCGCCTACGCCGTCGACCTCACCCTCTTCACCTGCCTGCGCGGCCCCGCCGGGCTCGGCCCGCTCACCGCCAAGACGCTCTCCTTCGTCGCCGCGTGCTCCGTCGCGTACGCGGGCAACGCCCTGGGCACCTACCGGCACAGCCGCCCCCGGGGACTGCGCCCCTGCGCCGTGTTCCTCGCCGTGAACGCCGCCGGTGCCGCCGTGCAACTGCTCTGCCTGGTCGTCAGCCACTACGGCCTCGGCCTCACCTCGCAGCGCGCCGACACCGTCTCCGGCGCGGGAATCGGCATGGTCCTGGGCACGATCCTGCGGTTCTGGGGCACAAGAACGCTGGTCTTCCGGTCCGGCAGCGGATCGGCCGACCCGACGAGATCATGGAACGGAACGAGCGGGGGCAGGGTCGGATCATGGACTGGCTGA
- a CDS encoding D-alanyl-D-alanine carboxypeptidase family protein: MSAPKKALRHSLTVTTAALASLALLSPAALAAPSPSTSPSATPPASTSVVGGARLAKPGTQVDLAGGAPVLPKDLTARSWIVADAESGDVLAAHNAHWRLAPASTLKMLFADTLLPKWPKTTKRKVEVSDLAGIGSGSSLVGVKEDETYTVHDLWLGVFLRSGNDAVHVLSAMNGGVEKTVEDMNAHAEELQALDTTAVSPDGYDMPGQVSSAYDLTLFARSGLQKKDFREYASTVRAKFPGETKKDKKGKTTREPFEIQNTNRLLAGDSDVEVYPGIAGVKNGNTTNAGATFTGVAERDGRVLLVTVMNPAKDEHNEVYKETARLFDWGFAAAGKTRPVGELVGPRSATGASPSAEASGEAGGTGKGAAGTGPVAGAQAGTGAGGVGVAAGITAGVLVLLAGGAFLVNRKWPLPDLVRRRTRP; the protein is encoded by the coding sequence GTGTCCGCTCCCAAGAAGGCCCTCAGGCACTCCCTGACGGTCACCACCGCCGCCCTGGCCTCGCTCGCCCTCCTCTCCCCCGCCGCGCTCGCCGCCCCGAGCCCGTCCACGAGTCCGTCGGCCACTCCGCCGGCGTCGACGTCGGTCGTGGGCGGCGCGAGACTCGCGAAGCCCGGGACGCAGGTGGATCTGGCGGGCGGGGCGCCGGTGCTGCCCAAGGACCTCACGGCCCGGTCGTGGATCGTGGCGGACGCCGAGTCGGGCGACGTGCTGGCCGCCCACAACGCGCACTGGCGGCTGGCCCCGGCGAGCACGCTGAAGATGCTGTTCGCGGACACGCTGCTGCCGAAGTGGCCGAAGACGACGAAGCGCAAGGTCGAGGTGTCCGACCTCGCGGGCATCGGCTCCGGGTCCAGCCTGGTCGGCGTCAAGGAGGACGAGACCTACACCGTCCACGACCTGTGGCTCGGGGTCTTCCTGCGCTCCGGCAACGACGCGGTGCACGTGCTGTCCGCGATGAACGGCGGCGTCGAGAAGACCGTCGAGGACATGAACGCGCACGCCGAGGAGTTGCAGGCCCTCGACACCACCGCGGTCAGCCCCGACGGGTACGACATGCCGGGGCAGGTCTCCTCCGCGTACGACCTGACGCTGTTCGCCCGTTCGGGGCTCCAGAAGAAGGACTTCCGCGAGTACGCCTCGACGGTCCGGGCGAAGTTCCCCGGGGAGACGAAGAAGGACAAGAAGGGCAAGACGACCCGCGAGCCCTTCGAGATCCAGAACACCAACCGGCTCCTGGCCGGTGACTCGGACGTCGAGGTCTACCCGGGCATCGCGGGCGTGAAGAACGGCAACACCACCAACGCGGGCGCCACCTTCACGGGCGTCGCCGAGCGCGACGGCCGGGTGCTGCTCGTCACGGTGATGAACCCGGCGAAGGACGAGCACAACGAGGTCTACAAGGAGACCGCCCGCCTGTTCGACTGGGGTTTCGCGGCGGCCGGCAAGACGCGGCCGGTGGGCGAGCTGGTCGGCCCGCGGAGCGCGACGGGGGCGAGCCCCTCGGCCGAGGCGTCCGGTGAGGCCGGCGGCACCGGGAAGGGCGCCGCGGGCACCGGGCCGGTGGCGGGCGCCCAGGCCGGGACGGGCGCCGGCGGGGTCGGGGTCGCGGCCGGAATCACCGCCGGGGTGCTGGTGCTGCTCGCGGGCGGCGCGTTCCTGGTCAACCGGAAGTGGCCGCTGCCGGACCTGGTCCGTCGCCGGACCCGGCCGTGA
- the trpS gene encoding tryptophan--tRNA ligase: MQRRPRVLSGIQPTSGSFHLGNYLGAVRQWVDMQDTHDAFYTVVDLHAITVPQDPKELRENTRVAAAQLLAAGLDPDRCTLFVQSHVPEHAELAWLMNCVTGFGEASRMTQFKDKSAKQGNDRTTVGLFTYPMLMVADILLYQADQVPVGEDQRQHLELTRDLADRFNQTYGDAFTVPSAYILKETAKIYDLQDPTAKMSKSAATPKGLLNLLDEPKATAKKVKSAVTDTDTVVRFDREHKPGVSNLLSIYSTLTGAEIAELEQKYEGKGYGALKTDLADVVVEFVTPFRERTRQYLDDPETLDAILAKGADKARAVAAETLARAYDVVGFLPAKR; this comes from the coding sequence ATGCAGCGTCGTCCGCGCGTGCTCTCCGGTATCCAGCCGACCTCCGGCTCGTTCCACCTCGGCAACTACCTCGGCGCCGTCCGCCAGTGGGTCGACATGCAGGACACCCACGACGCGTTCTACACGGTCGTCGACCTGCACGCGATCACGGTCCCGCAGGACCCGAAGGAGCTGCGCGAGAACACCCGCGTCGCCGCCGCCCAGCTCCTCGCGGCCGGCCTCGACCCGGACCGCTGCACCCTGTTCGTGCAGAGCCACGTCCCCGAGCACGCCGAGCTCGCCTGGCTGATGAACTGCGTCACCGGTTTCGGCGAGGCATCCCGGATGACCCAGTTCAAGGACAAGTCCGCCAAGCAGGGCAACGACCGCACCACCGTCGGCCTGTTCACGTACCCGATGCTGATGGTCGCCGACATCCTGCTCTACCAGGCCGACCAGGTCCCCGTCGGCGAGGACCAGCGCCAGCACCTGGAGCTGACCCGGGACCTCGCGGACCGCTTCAACCAGACCTACGGCGACGCCTTCACCGTCCCGAGCGCCTACATCCTCAAGGAGACGGCGAAGATCTACGACCTTCAGGACCCGACCGCCAAGATGAGCAAGTCGGCGGCCACCCCGAAGGGCCTGCTCAACCTCCTGGACGAGCCGAAGGCCACCGCGAAGAAGGTGAAGAGCGCGGTCACCGACACCGACACCGTGGTCCGCTTCGACCGCGAGCACAAGCCCGGCGTCAGCAACCTCCTGTCGATCTACTCCACACTCACCGGCGCCGAGATCGCCGAGCTGGAGCAGAAGTACGAGGGCAAGGGCTACGGCGCGCTCAAGACGGACCTCGCCGACGTCGTCGTGGAGTTCGTCACCCCCTTCCGGGAGCGGACCCGGCAGTACCTGGACGACCCGGAGACCCTCGACGCGATCCTCGCCAAGGGTGCGGACAAGGCCAGGGCCGTCGCCGCTGAGACACTCGCCCGGGCGTACGACGTGGTCGGCTTCCTGCCCGCCAAGCGCTGA
- a CDS encoding FAD-binding oxidoreductase gives MSADTVPDTDWGTVTGWGRTAPTAARLLRPRTYEEAAVAVLECGARGGIARGLGRAYGDAAQNAGGAVLDMTALDRVHAIDVGGGTVLCDAGVSLHRLMEVLLPLGWFVPVTPGTRYVTVGGAIGADIHGKNHHVSGSFARHVLSLELLTADGRVRTVTPGTPLFDATAGGMGLTGVILTATLRLQPVETALMSVDTERAADLDDLMARLTATDHRYRYSVAWIDLLARGAATGRAVLTRGDHAPLDALPARSRARREPLAFRTSRLPATPDFLPGGLLSRTTVGLFNELWYRKAPRESRGRLQRIPTFFHPLDGVPHWNRVYGRGGFVQYQFVVGHGREEALRSIVRRISERRCPSFLAVLKRFGEADPGWLSFPVPGWTLALDVPAGLPGLGAFLDELDEEVADVGGRVYLAKDSRLRPELLARMYPRLGDFRALRGELDPRGVFVSDLARRLAL, from the coding sequence ATGTCTGCCGACACCGTTCCCGACACCGACTGGGGCACCGTCACCGGCTGGGGCCGCACCGCGCCCACCGCGGCCCGGCTGCTGCGCCCGCGGACGTACGAGGAGGCAGCCGTCGCCGTCCTGGAGTGCGGTGCCCGCGGTGGCATCGCGCGGGGGCTGGGGCGGGCGTACGGGGACGCCGCGCAGAACGCGGGGGGCGCCGTCCTCGACATGACGGCCCTGGACCGGGTGCACGCCATCGACGTCGGCGGCGGCACCGTGCTGTGCGACGCGGGGGTGTCGCTGCACCGGCTGATGGAGGTGCTGCTGCCGCTCGGCTGGTTCGTGCCCGTGACGCCCGGCACCCGGTACGTGACGGTGGGCGGGGCGATCGGCGCGGACATCCACGGCAAGAACCACCACGTGTCGGGGTCGTTCGCGCGGCACGTGCTCTCCCTGGAGCTGCTCACCGCCGACGGCCGGGTCCGCACCGTCACCCCGGGCACGCCCCTGTTCGACGCGACCGCGGGCGGCATGGGGCTGACCGGGGTGATCCTCACCGCGACGCTGCGGCTCCAGCCGGTCGAGACGGCGCTGATGTCGGTCGACACCGAACGCGCCGCCGACCTGGACGACCTGATGGCCCGGCTGACGGCCACCGACCACCGCTACCGCTACTCGGTCGCCTGGATCGACCTCCTGGCGCGCGGTGCGGCGACCGGCCGGGCGGTGCTCACCCGCGGCGACCACGCACCCCTGGACGCGCTGCCCGCCCGCTCGCGCGCCCGGCGCGAACCGCTGGCCTTCCGCACCTCCCGCCTCCCCGCTACGCCGGACTTCCTGCCGGGCGGACTGCTCAGCCGGACGACCGTGGGGCTCTTCAACGAACTCTGGTACCGCAAGGCCCCCCGGGAGAGCCGGGGCCGGCTCCAGCGGATCCCCACCTTCTTCCACCCCCTGGACGGCGTCCCGCACTGGAACCGGGTCTACGGCCGGGGCGGCTTCGTGCAGTACCAGTTCGTGGTCGGGCACGGCCGGGAGGAGGCGCTGCGCTCGATCGTGCGGCGGATCTCCGAGCGCCGCTGCCCCTCCTTCCTGGCCGTCCTCAAACGCTTCGGCGAGGCCGACCCGGGCTGGCTCTCCTTCCCCGTGCCCGGCTGGACCCTCGCCCTGGACGTCCCGGCGGGCCTGCCGGGGCTCGGCGCCTTCCTGGACGAGCTGGACGAGGAGGTCGCCGACGTGGGCGGCCGGGTCTACCTCGCCAAGGACTCCCGGCTGCGCCCGGAACTGCTCGCCCGGATGTACCCGCGCCTGGGCGACTTCCGGGCACTGCGCGGGGAGCTGGACCCGCGCGGGGTGTTCGTCTCCGACCTGGCCCGCCGCCTCGCCCTCTGA
- a CDS encoding SCO4848 family membrane protein: MKLSRPVSWFLLAFGVWSWIIWITFVKNLVKDGSGLAFEDGDPTAYFWVHLLLAIVSFVLGTVVGFIGLRGVRALRRTS; encoded by the coding sequence ATGAAGCTCAGCCGCCCCGTCTCCTGGTTCCTGCTCGCTTTCGGGGTGTGGAGCTGGATCATCTGGATCACTTTCGTCAAAAACCTGGTCAAGGACGGCAGCGGGCTCGCCTTCGAGGACGGCGACCCCACGGCGTACTTCTGGGTGCACCTGCTGCTCGCGATCGTCTCCTTCGTATTGGGGACGGTCGTCGGCTTCATCGGGTTGCGCGGCGTGCGCGCACTGCGCCGAACGTCATAG
- a CDS encoding glycine hydroxymethyltransferase: MPAEISPESTAYRAALDVIRAVEPRVADAIGQEVADQREMLKLIASENYASPATLLAMGNWFSDKYAEGTIGRRFYAGCRNVDTVEALAAEHARELFGARHAYVQPHSGIDANLVAFWAVLGARVEVPFLEKTGARQVNDLTDADWAELRQAFGNQRMLGMSLDAGGHLTHGFRPNISGKMFDQRSYGTDPATGLIDYEALRATAREFKPLIIVAGYSAYPRLVNFRIMREIADEVGATLMVDMAHFAGLVAGKVLTGDFDPVPHAQIVTTTTHKSLRGPRGGMVLCDDSLKDQVDRGCPMVLGGPLPHVMAAKAVALAEARRPAFQDYAQRIVDNARALAEGLTRRGATLVTGGTDNHLNLIDVASSYGLTGRQAEAALLDSGIVTNRNAIPADPNGAWYTSGIRIGTPALTTRGLGTAEMDEVAGLIDRVLTATEPGTTKSGAPSKASHVLDAKVADEIAQRATDLVAGFPLYPEIDLG; encoded by the coding sequence GTGCCCGCAGAAATCTCCCCCGAGTCCACCGCCTACCGCGCCGCCCTCGACGTGATCCGCGCCGTCGAGCCCCGCGTGGCCGACGCCATCGGTCAGGAGGTCGCCGACCAGCGCGAGATGCTCAAGCTGATCGCCTCGGAGAACTACGCCTCCCCGGCCACGCTCCTCGCGATGGGCAACTGGTTCAGCGACAAGTACGCCGAGGGCACCATCGGCCGCCGCTTCTACGCCGGCTGCCGCAACGTCGACACCGTCGAGGCCCTCGCCGCCGAGCACGCGCGCGAGCTGTTCGGCGCCCGCCACGCCTACGTTCAGCCGCACTCCGGCATCGACGCCAACCTGGTCGCCTTCTGGGCCGTCCTCGGCGCCCGTGTCGAGGTGCCCTTCCTGGAGAAGACCGGCGCCCGCCAGGTCAACGACCTCACCGACGCCGACTGGGCCGAGCTGCGCCAGGCGTTCGGCAACCAGCGGATGCTCGGCATGTCCCTGGACGCCGGCGGCCACCTCACCCACGGCTTCCGCCCGAACATCTCCGGCAAGATGTTCGACCAGCGTTCCTACGGCACCGACCCGGCCACCGGCCTCATCGACTACGAGGCCCTGCGCGCCACCGCCCGCGAGTTCAAGCCGCTGATCATCGTCGCCGGCTACTCCGCGTACCCCCGGCTGGTGAACTTCCGGATCATGCGCGAGATCGCCGACGAGGTCGGCGCGACCCTCATGGTCGACATGGCGCACTTCGCCGGACTCGTCGCGGGCAAGGTGCTCACCGGCGACTTCGACCCGGTCCCGCACGCCCAGATCGTGACGACGACCACCCACAAGTCGCTGCGCGGCCCGCGCGGCGGCATGGTCCTGTGCGACGACTCCCTCAAGGACCAGGTCGACCGCGGCTGCCCGATGGTCCTCGGCGGCCCGCTCCCGCACGTCATGGCCGCCAAGGCCGTCGCCCTCGCCGAGGCCCGCCGGCCCGCGTTCCAGGACTACGCCCAGCGCATCGTCGACAACGCCCGCGCCCTCGCCGAGGGCCTGACCAGGCGCGGCGCCACCCTGGTCACCGGCGGCACCGACAACCACCTCAACCTGATCGACGTGGCCTCCTCCTACGGCCTGACCGGACGCCAGGCCGAGGCCGCCCTCCTCGACTCCGGCATCGTCACCAACCGCAACGCCATCCCCGCCGACCCGAACGGCGCCTGGTACACCTCCGGCATCCGCATCGGCACCCCGGCGCTGACCACGCGCGGCCTCGGCACCGCCGAGATGGACGAGGTCGCGGGCCTCATCGACCGCGTCCTCACCGCCACCGAGCCCGGCACCACCAAGTCCGGCGCCCCGTCCAAGGCCTCCCACGTGCTGGACGCGAAGGTCGCCGACGAGATCGCGCAGCGCGCGACCGACCTGGTGGCCGGGTTCCCGCTGTACCCGGAGATCGACCTCGGCTGA
- a CDS encoding carboxymuconolactone decarboxylase family protein, which yields MTTDTTTAQNTAPEPFAAEHAPRLEWAKHAPEVWKAMLRLEKAAGQGLDPKVRELVKIRASQLNHCAFCLDMHTKDALAAGESVERIVQLAAWEESRHFYTERELAAIELTEAVTVLTDGFVPDAVYERAAEYFDEPELAQLIAAITVINAWNRFGVTCRLTPGHYTPGQHA from the coding sequence ATGACCACAGACACGACGACCGCGCAGAACACCGCCCCCGAGCCCTTCGCCGCCGAGCACGCGCCCCGGCTGGAGTGGGCCAAGCACGCGCCCGAGGTGTGGAAGGCGATGCTGCGCCTGGAGAAGGCCGCCGGGCAGGGCCTCGACCCGAAGGTGCGGGAGCTGGTGAAGATCCGCGCCTCGCAGCTCAACCACTGCGCCTTCTGCCTGGACATGCACACCAAGGACGCGCTGGCGGCCGGGGAGAGCGTGGAGCGGATCGTGCAGCTCGCGGCCTGGGAGGAGTCGCGGCACTTCTACACGGAGCGGGAGCTGGCGGCGATCGAGCTGACCGAGGCCGTCACCGTGCTGACCGACGGTTTCGTGCCGGACGCGGTGTACGAGAGGGCGGCCGAGTACTTCGACGAGCCCGAGCTGGCGCAGCTGATCGCCGCGATCACGGTGATCAACGCCTGGAACCGCTTCGGGGTGACCTGCCGGCTGACGCCGGGCCACTACACGCCGGGACAGCACGCGTGA